The Pseudomonas sp. HOU2 DNA window CGATCTGGGCGGCGGCTTCGGCTTCCGCCGCGTTCGAGGCGCGCACGGTGCGCCAGACGTTGTAAGCCATCAGGAACATGCCGCTGGCGAAGAATGCACCGCCCAGGGCACGGACGATGTAGCCCGGGTGACTGGCCTGCAGCGCTTCGACGAACGAGTAGGTAAGGGTGCCGTCATCGTTGATTGCACGCCACATCAGGCCCTGAGTGATGCCGTTGACCCACATCGAGGCGATGTACAGCACGGTGCCGATGGTTGCGAGCCAGAAGTGCGCGTTGATCAGGCCGACACTGTGCATCTGCGCACGACCGAACAGTTTCGGGATCATGTGGTAGATCGCGCCGATCGAGATCATCGCCACCCAGCCCAGAGCGCCGGCGTGTACGTGGCCGATGGTCCAGTCGGTGTAGTGCGAGAGCGAGTTGACGGTCTTGATCGCCATCATCGGCCCTTCGAAGGTCGACATGCCGTAGAACGCCAGCGACACCACGAGGAAGCGCAGGATCGGGTCGGTGCGCAGCTTATGCCAGGCGCCCGAGAGGGTCATCATGCCGTTGATCATGCCGCCCCAGCTTGGCGCCAGCAGGATGATCGACATCGCCATGCCCAGCGATTGTGCCCAGTCCGGCAGTGCGGTGTAGTGCAGGTGGTGCGGGCCGGCCCAGATGTACAGGGTGATCAGTGCCCAGAAGTGCACGATCGACAGGCGATAGGAGTAGATCGGACGTTCGGCCTGTTTCGGCACGAAGTAGTACATCATCCCGAGGAAGCCGGTGGTCAGGAAGAAGCCCACGGCGTTGTGGCCGTACCACCACTGGATCATCGCGTCGGTTGCGCCCGAGTAGGCGGAATAGGACTTGAAGAAACTCACCGGCAGGGAGGCGTGGTTGACGATGTGCAGCATCGCGGTCACGACGATGAACGCGCCGTAGAACCAGTTACCGACATAGATGTGCTTGGTCTTGCGCTTGGTGATGGTGCCGAAGAACACCAGCCCGTAGGAGACCCAGACAATGGCCAGCAGAATGGCGAGCGGCCATTCCAGTTCGGCGTATTCCTTGGTGGTGGTGTAACCCAGCGGCAAGGTAATGATTGCGCCGACGATGACCGCCTGCCAGCCCCAGAAGGTGAAGGCGGCGAGGCTGTCGGAGATCAGTCGCGTCTGGCAGGTTCGCTGCACGACATAGTAGGAAGTGGCAAACAGTGCACAACCACCGAAGGCGAAAATCACCAGGTTTGTGTGCAACGGGCGCAGGCGTCCAAAGCTCGTCCACGGCAGACCGAAGTTCAACTCCGGCCAGACCAGTTGCGAGGCGATGAAGACACCGAGCCCCATGCCAAGGATCCCCCAGACCACCGTCATGATGGCGAACTGGCGGACTACCTTATAGTTATAAGCAGTCGGACTGATTGCTGTGCTCATTCTAAGGTTCCACGGTTTGGGTGTTTTATTAGGATTAAAATCGGCCGCAAGTATGCAGAGAGCAGGGGGTCATTGCAACGCGCCATGACCTGGGTCAATGCTTTCCAACGCTGATTCTGCGGCCTTTCCATACGCCGCGTAAGGACAAAAATGGCCTCGGACAAAATGTCGCAGCGGACGAAAGAAGCGAGGGGTTCAGGTCAGTTATAACGAGGTGTGTTCGAACGCAGTGATCGGGTGACGGACGGTCATTGGCGCGACAGCCGGTATCTACCGGGCTTTGCGCGCTGTCAGTCAGGCGATTTGTCGAACACATCGCTCAAGGTCGACCTGGAACCGGCACGGGCCAGTCCGCATCGAGCAAGCGTAGACCCGATTCGGGGGATTCGAAAGGAGAGGGTGTGACGGGGTGCGACAATGCGTCGCAAAGGGGCGGGATGCTGCCGCACCGAGAATGGTGCGGCAGAGGTGTACGCAATGCTTATTGCTTGTTGTCTTCAGTCATCAGTTTTTCTGTATTCAATCCGTGCGACAGGCTGTACACATAAGCGGCGAGCAATTGCACTTTATCGTTGCCCAACAACTCATTCTGCGCCGGCATGTGGCCCTGACGACCGTGGCGGATGGTCTGCTCAAGCTGCGTCAGACTCGTGCCATAAATAAATCCGGCCGGGTGCGTCAGATTCGGCGCACCCATGGCTTCAGTGCCGTGGCCGGTTGCCCCATGACAGGCTACGCAGGTGGTGCTGAACGCTTGCTGTCCGGCTTGCAGGTCAGCCTTGCTGTCGGCGGGCAGTGGCAGGCCGGCCAGTTCGTGACGCACATACGCCGCGACGTTCTTCACCCCGGCTTCACCGAGCACTTCGCCCCAGGCCGGCATCGCCGCCATCCGCCCACCCATGATGGTGGTCTTGATGGTTTCGGCGTCACCGCCCCAGCGCCAGTCCTTGTCGGCCAGGTTAGGGAAGCCGAACGCGCCCTTGGCGTCGGAGCCGTGGCACACCGAGCAGTTGGAGGCGAACAGCCGGCCACCCATTTTCAGCGCCTGCGGATCCTTCGCCACTTCTTCCACCGGCATGGCGGCGAATTTGGCGAAGATCGGCCCGAATTTGGCGTCGGCCTTGTTCATTTCCTTTTCCCATTCGTGCACGCCGGTCCAGCCGTCCTCGTAGCCGGGCAGGACGCCTTTCCAGTTGCCCAGGCCCGGATACAGGATCAGATAGCCCACGGAAAACACCAGCGTGCCGGCGAACAGCATGAACCACCACTGCGGCAGCGGGTTGTCGTACTCCTCGATGCCGTCGAAGCTGTGGCCCATGGTCTGGTCGACGCTGCCCTTGGTCTCGCCCCGGCGGGTGCCGATCAGCAGCCAGGTCAGGCCGATCAGGCTGCCGATGGTCAGTACGCAGATCCACGTACTCCAGAAGGTGGTCATGGCCGGGTACTCCTTGGTTCAGGTGCTTGGGTAATGTCGGGTTGCGGCTCGTCGGCAAACGGCAGCAGGCGCGCTTCGGCGAATTCCGGGGTGCGCTTGCGGTTGAACACCCAGATCGTCAGGCCGACGAAGGCGACGAACACCACGACGGTGCCGAGGCCGCGAATCAGCCCTGAGCTCATTTCAATGACCATCGTGCTCACCTCTTGCTCTTGATCGCAGTGCCGAGCACTTGCAGGTAGGAGACGAGGGCGTCCATTTCGGTCTTGCCCTTGAGGCTGGCGACCGCGCCGCTGATGTCATCGTCGGTGTACGGCACGCCGAGGGTGCGCATGGTCTTGAGCTTGGTTTCGGTGTGGCTGCTGTCGACCGCTTGCGTCACCAGCCACGGGTAGGCCGGCATTTTCGATTCAGGCACCACGTTGCGCGGGTTGTACAGGTGCGCGCGGTGCCAGTCGTCCGAGTAACGCGCGCCGACCCGTGCCAGGTCCGGCCCGGTACGCTTCGAGCCCCAGAGGAACGGGTGATCCCACACGCTCTCGCCGGCCACCGAGTAGTGCCCGTAACGTTCGGTTTCGGCGCGGAACGGACGGATCATCTGCGAGTGGCAACCGACGCAGCCTTCGCGGATGTAGATGTCGCGGCCTTCCAGTTGCAGCGCGGTGTAAGGCTTCATGCCTTCCACCGGTTTGTTGGTGACGTCCTGGAAGAACAGCGGGACGATCTGGGTCAGGCCGCCGATGCTCACGGCGAACACCATCAGCAGCATCAGCAGGCCGACGTTCTTTTCAATCGTTTCGTGTTTCATGGCGGACTCCTCAGGCCATCTGCGCGGCAGCAACGACGTCAGCAGGCTGCGAGGCCCGCACGGTGCGCCAAGTGTTGTAAGCCATCAGCAACATGCCGCTGAGGAAGATCGCCCCACCCACCAGACGCACGATGAAGCCTGGGTGGCTGGCCACCAGGGTTTCGACGAAGGAGTAGGTCAGCGTGCCGTCCTCGTTGACTGCGCGCCACATCAGGCCCTGGGCGATGCCGTTGACCCACATCGAGGCGATGTAGAGCACGGTGCCGATGGTCGCGAGCCAGAAATGCGCGTTGATCAGGCCGATGCTGTGCATCTGCTCTTTGCCGAAGACTTTCGGGATCATGTGGTACAGCGCGCCGATGGAAATCATCGCCACCCAGCCGAGCGCGCCGGCGTGAACGTGACCGATGGTCCAGTCGGTGTAGTGGGAGAGGGCGTTGACCGTCTTGATCGCCATCATCGGACCTTCGAAGGTCGACATGCCGTAAAACGCCAGCGAGACCACGAGGAAGCGCAGGATCGGGTCGCTGCGCAACTTATGCCAGGCGCCCGACAGGGTCATCATGCCGTTGATCATGCCGCCCCAACTCGGTGCCAGCAGAATCAGCGACATCACCATGCCCAGCGACTGCGCCCAGTCCGGCAGTGCGGTGTAGTGCAGGTGATGCGGGCCGGCCCAGATGTACAGGGTGATCAGCGCCCAGAAGTGCACGATCGACAGGCGATACGAATACACCGGACGTTCGGCCTGTTTCGGCACGAAGTAGTACATCATCCCGAGGAACCCGGCGGTGAGGAAAAAGCCTACGGCGTTGTGGCCGTACCACCATTGCACCATCGCGTCGGTTGCACCGGCATACACCGAGTAGGATTTGGTCAGGCTCACCGGCAACTCAAGGTTGTTGACGATGTGCAGAATCGCCACGGTGATGATGAACGCGCCGAAGAACCAGTTGCCGACGTAGATGTGCTTGGTCTTGCGCTGCATGATCGTGCCGAAGAACACGATGGCGTAGGCGACCCAGACGATGGTGATCAGGATGTCGATCGGCCATTCCAGTTCGGCGTATTCCTTGGAGCTGGTGTAACCCAGTGGCAGGCTGATCGCTGCCAGCAGGATCACCAGTTGCCAGCCCCAGAAGCAGAACGCGGCGATTTTCGGCGCAAACAATTGCGTCTGGCAGGTGCGTTGTACGGAGTAGAACGAACTGGCGAACAGCGCGCAGCCACCGAAGGCGAAGATCACCGCGTTGGTGTGCAGCGGGCGCAGACGGCCGAAACTGGTCCAGGGCAAATTGAAGTTGAGTTCCGGCCAGACCAATTGGGCCGCGAGAAAAACCCCGAGCCCCATGCCGACGATGCCCCACACCACCGTCATAATGGCGAATTGGCGGACCACCTTGTAGTTGTAGGCGGTACTGATAGAAGTGTTCATGGTTCCCCATCCACGGTTCAGCCGAAGTGAGCGCGCGCAGAAAACGCCGCGAATCCTTCGCCTGGAGTTATAGGCAGACTAAAAGCGAGGCAAGCATGGACAAACAGCACAAGGCCAGTATTGACGGGGATCAATGGGCGCAGTGCGTGCGGGATCGTGGGTGGCTTTGGGACGCCGCGTCGGGCGAGGCTTCGGCGACCCTGATCCTGGCGCATGGTGCGGGGGCGCCGATGGACAGCGACTGGATGAACGATATGGCTGGGCGCCTTGCTGCACTTGGGGTGAATGTGTTGCGGTTTGAGTTTCCTTATATGGCGCAGCGGCGTATCGACGGTGGCAAGCGTCCGCCTAATCCGGCGCCGAAACTGCTTCAGTGTTGGCGTGAAGTGTTCGCTGAAGTGCGACGTCATGTCGCTGGGATTTTGGCCATCGGTGGTAAGTCCATGGGCGGGCGGATGGCCAGTCTTTTGGCTGACGAATTGGGCGCCGATGCGCTTGTCTGTCTTGGATATCCGTTTTATGCGGTGGGGAAACCTGAGAAACCGCGGGTTGAGCATTTGGCTTCTCTGCGGACTCGGACGTTGATTGTTCAGGGGGAGCGGGATGCGCTTGGCAATCGGGACGCTGTCGAGGCTTACGATCTATCGCCGAGTATTGAGGTGTTTTGGCTGGCCTCTGGGGATCATGATTTGAAGCCGCTGAAGGTTTCCGGGTTTACGCATGAGCAGCATTTGGCGTCGGCTGCGGAGAAGGTTGCCGGGTTTCTTCGGTGAGGCTTTGTTTGGAGGCATATCCGTTGCTGCGGTCACGGCCACTTAGGGTTTCGCCCTTACGGCGACTCACTTTTTTTACAAACGCCTAAAAAAAGTAAGCAAAAAAACGCTTGCTCCTGCGTTCGGCCCGCTCGCTGGGGCTCGGGGTCCCTTCGCTCCGGGATCCATCCGGGCGCAGCGCCTACGGTTTGCTTCGCTGCACCTCCTCTCGCTGTGTTTGGCTGCGCCAAACGGTCGCTGCGCTCCCACGCCCGAATGAATCCCTCCACTCAGCCTTCCGATGTCGCCCGTGGATCAAGATCAAGAGCTGCAGCCGAGCTTGCGCTCATCCTGGAGTGGGGCGGCTGCGCCGCGGGTTTTGTGTAGGAGCTGCCGAAGGCTGCGATCTTTTGATCTTGATCTTGTGGGAGCTGGCCTGCCTGGCGGCCTACGACCCGACCATTCACTTACTGATGCACCCCATCCAACTGTAGGAGTGAGCCTGCTCGCGATGGCGCCCTGATACCTGACCAACATCCTGCAGACTGCATGCAATCCCTGTGGGAGCTGGCTTGCCAGCGATGACGGTCTGACAGCCGACCATTCCCTTACTGACGCACCCAGTCCAAATGTGGGAGCGAGCTTGCTCGCGAAAGCTGCCTGCCAGACACCATCAAAATATCAGGAAAAACCCGACACTCCCTGCGCATAAACGTAACCTCGCAAGCACGTTTAAAGTACACGAACCGTTACGCCATAACGGCTACAACGCCTTGCGCCGTTACCTACGCGTACGCCAGAATCCGCCGGCTTACACGGCTATGGGCCGGGCTATATCGTTTCCCTGTCACTGAAAATCAGTGATCGGGTTTGGTAGCCTGTCTGTAATAGCCGTATGGCAACACCTATGCAGTCCCTTTTTGGGACTCGGTTTTATGGTGGTCATGCGTGGGGCTCATTCGTGAGCGCCGGGTTCCTATTGCAGCCGGTCTACCAACCCGCGTATGGCCGCCACCCATCGTTTGGTAGCGTGGGTGATGGCTCCTTGAAATCTGCGATAGGAGTTACATCCATGTTCAAAGCCACACCCAACCCACCAATCACCGATCCAACCCCTCGCCACCCCGAGCTCGAGTCCCAAAAGACAAAAGACGCCGCCGACCGCGCACTCGACTATTACCTTGGTCCCGATATCCCGAAGTACTTCCCACCCAAGGCTCGCCCCATCTACATGGTCGATCCCACGCTCGATGACGAAACTCTGCTCGTCGAAGCCAGTGAATCACTGTCGTCAGCCAATGCCATGGCCGGCAATATCGCCAACTCGGTGAAAGGCCCCGAGCGCAAACCGCTGCTGGCGCTGCAACAGCTGATCATGTTGAACGAGCTGGTGGTCAATCGACTGCTGGATAAGCTGAAGTTATCTCAATAATTTTGCTGGCCGTTATGGCCTCTTCGCGAGCAAGCTCGCTCCCACATTGGTTCTGCGTACACAGGACTAAATGTGGGAGCGAGCTTGCTCGCGAATGCGGTCTGCCAGACACCATCAGTTTCAGACTGGCAACAAAAAGCCCGGACGCTTTCGCTGTCCGGGCTTCCAGGTCAAAAGATCGCAGCCTTCGGCAGCTCCTACAATAAACAGTGTAGGAGCTGCCGCAGGCTGCGATCTTTTGCTTTTAGCGGTTAAACCGCTCCACCAACGAATACTGCGTATTCGCCGTCTTGGTCAGCTCTTCACTCAGCAATGCCGAGTTATGCGCTTGCTCGGACGTCTGGTCCGCCAGTTCCGAAATGTTGCTGATGTTGCGGCTGATTTCCTCAGCCACCGCACTTTGCTCTTCGGTGGCGGCGGCGATCTGCGTGGTCATGTCGGTAATATTGGCCACCGCTTCGCTGATGCCCACCAGTGCCTGATCCGCCTCCAGCACTCGCGCCACACCTTCTTCCGCCTGGCGATGCCCGGCTTCCATGGTTTGCACGGCGCTGGACGCGGTCTGCTGCAGCTTGGCGATCAGAGCGTGGATCTGGCCGGTAGACTCGCTGGTGCGTTGCGCCAGTTGACGGACTTCGTCGGCGACCACGGCAAAACCACGGCCCATCTCGCCGGCACGTGCCGCTTCGATGGCGGCGTTGAGGGCGAGCAGGTTGGTCTGGTCGGCGATGCCTTTGATCACGTCGACCACGCCGCCGATTTCGTCGCTGTCCTTGGCCAGTTGGGTGACGGTCAGGCCGGTTTCACCGACCACCACCGACAGGCGCTGAATGGCTTCGCGGGTTTCCCCGGCGATATCTCGGCCACGACCGGTCAGGCGATTGGCTTCCTGGGTGGCGTCAGCGGTGCGCTGGACGTGGCTGGCCACTTCCTGGGTGGTGGCGGCCATCTGGTTGACGGCGGTGGCGACCTGTTCGGTTTCCACACGCTGACGTTCCAGACCGCTGGAGCTGTTGTGCGCCAGGGCGTCGGACTGTTTGGCCTGATCGGTCAGGTGTTCGGCGGTGTCCTGCAGGCGGGTCAGGCAGGTTTTCAGGCGCGCTTCCTGGCTGAGGATCGACATTTCCAGACGCGCCTGCGCGCCACGGCTGTCGGTGTACATCTGCGCGATCAGCGGGTCGGAAGTGGTCTGCTCGGCCAGACGCAGCAGGCGTTTGAGCCCACGTTGCTGCCATTGCAGGCCCATCAGGCCCAGCGGTACCGACAGGCCGGCAGCGAGGGCAAAGCCCCAGTGCGAGTTCAGGGTCGCGCCGATCACGAAGCTCAACTGGCTGACCAGAATGAACGGCAGCCAGTCCTGCAGCACCGGCAGCCATTTGTCGCTGGAAGGAATTGCCGACTTGCCTTGGTTGATGCGTTGGTAGAGCGCTTCGGCACGGCGGATCTGTTCGGCGGTGGGTTTGATCCGCACCGACTCGTAACCGACCACCTGATTGCCGTCGAACACCGGTGTCACGTAGGCGTTCACCCAGTAGTGGTCACCGGATTTGCAGCGATTCTTGACAATGCCCATCCATGGCAAGCCTTGTTTCAATGTGCCCCACATGTGCGAAAACACCGCAGCCGGCACGTCGGGGTGACGAACCAGGTTGTGCGGCGCACGGATCAGCTCTTCACGCGAAAACCCGCTGATTTCGACGAAAGCGTCGTTGCAGTAGGTGATCACGCCTTTGGCGTCGGTTGTGGAAATCAACCGCTGCTGAGCCGGGAAAGTCCGTTCGCGTTGTGTAATGGGCTGGTTGTTACGCATGGTTTTTCAATCCGCAAGGCTTTGAAAGGTTGTCGGCGTTGTCAGGAAATTATTGAAGATTTTTTTCAGATATATGTACGGCGTCGCAAAACCGCGCTTGCTTCAACCGGCCAGCATCGGATAGGTGAACAGCGCAAAATGCAGCAGGTTCAGCCCGAAGTGCGTGGCGATCGCCGCCGCCAGCCCGCCGAAACGGTAGGCCAGACCATAGCCGACCCCCGCCAGACCCGCCAGCAACACCCAATGCCATCCAGCGCCCAGATGCGCCAGGGCAAAGATCAGCGACGCCAGCAGCAGCGCGAGGTTGTCGCCGTGGGGCAGATGCTTGAACAGCCGGCTCAAGCCGCCCTGTATATAGCCACGAAACAGCGCCTCCTCGACCAGCGTCACCAGCAGCAGATTGTTCAGCAGCCACAGCCACGCCTGATCGGGCCACTTCGGCGCCCAGGCAATCATGCCGAACAGAAGCGCTCCACCCAGCGCCATTACGGCGCTCAACGTCAGCCCTAGGACGCTGGCGAACACCGTCAGACGCAGCGAGCGGGCCGCGACAATCCACGGGCAGGCGAGCAACAGCCAGAAGCCGATCAGGGGTTTGTCCAGATTCAGGTACATCGCGAACGGCACAGCGTCGTCGGTGAAACGCAGCGGGGCGATGGCCCGGCCGTTGGCGAATCCCGGCAACCAGTGCAGTGCCAGCGACAGCGCGAGGAAGATGAACACGGCATGCCCCAGCAGGCGCGCCACCGGCACCTGCTGTTGGCGCACGGCGAAACCGGTCACCAGCAACAATCCGAAGGAGATCAGCGCGAGCCAGCCGAGTTGGCCGAAACTCAACGCCAATCCATAACCGAGGCTGAGAAGTGCCAGATAGAGCCATGGCAACGCCTTCATCGAAAGTCCTTGTGCAGAATTTTGTGGAAGGGCTTTCTACACGGGTGAGGGCGTTGGGACAAGTAAAGCTGTGGCGGGAAACGGTGACACGCCGCAATCCTCTGTGTAGGAGCTGCCGCAGGCTGCGATCTTTTGATCTTGAAACGCCAAAGTCAAAAGATCGCAGCCTGCGGCAGCTCCTACAGGGTTTTATGTGTGGCTGAGGATCAGTGCAGGTTGAGTTTCGCGGCTGCGCGTTCGGTGATCTCCGAGCGCAGTTTCAGCGACGGCGCAGCACGCAGGCGGGCCTCGTCGACAATCGCGCTCGGTGCCGTATCAGGGCTGCCCGAATTGAACGGCGGCGCCGGCGCATATTCCAGTTGCAACTGAATCAACTGCGCCGCCTCGGCCCCCACCAGTTCGGCGGCCAGCACCAGCGCAAAATCGATCCCGGCGGTGATCCCGCCACCGGTAAACAGATTGCCGTCGCGCACCACCCGATCCTGCACCGCAATTGCGCCGAGTTTTGGCAGCAGTTCGTGATAGGCCCAGTGGGTGGTGGCGCGTTTGCCGCGAAGCAGTCCGGCTGCACCAAGCACCAGCGAGCCGGTACAAACCGACGTCACGTATTTGGCCTGCGCCGCCTGACGCTTGATGAACCCCAGCGTCTGCTCATCTTCCATCAGCGGCCCGACCCCGGCGCCGCCGGGCACGCAGATCACATCCAGATTCGGGCAGTCCTCGAAGGTGGTGGTCGGTTTCAGCAGCAGGCCGGTGCTGGCGGTGACCGGCACCAGATCTTTCCAGATCAGATGCACCTGCACGTCGGGCAGCGAGGCCAGCACGTCATAGGGACCGGTCAGGTCGAGTTGCTGCACCTGCGGAAACAACAGAAAACCGATCTGCAACGTCATGATTCTTTCTCCATTTGAGGGGTGGACGGCTTCACTGTAGGCGCGTAGGTTTTGGCGCATACGCCAATCAGCCCACGAATTACGCCAAATGCCGAAAACCATTCACGTACTCGCGTTTGCCAACGTACAAATCCTCGACGTTACCGGGCCGCTGCAAGTGTTTGCCTCGGCCAACGACATCGCCCGTCAGCGCGGCTTGCCCGTGCCTTATGCGCCTTCGGTGATTACCCGCGAGGGCGGGGCGGTGATGTCGTCCGCCGGGCTGGCGGTACTGGCCGAACCGTTGCCACAGCAGGCCAGCGATACCTTGATCATCGCCGGTGGCTGGGGCATTTACCTGGCGGCGGAAGATGTGCCGCTGGTGGATTGGGTGCGCGAGCATGCGGCGAAATGTCGACGCGTGGCCTCGGTCTGCACCGGCGCCTTCTTGTTGGCCGCCAGTGGCTGGCTCGACGGTCGCCGCGTGGTCACCCACTGGACACGCTGCGAGCAACTGGCGCAGCAGCACCCGAAGTTGCAGGTCGAAGCCAACCCGATCTTCATCAACGACGGCCCGGTCTGGACCTCGGCCGGCGTGACCGCCGGCATCGATCTGGCATTGGCGATGGTCGAGGAAGACCTGGGCCGCGACATCGCCCTCGACGTCGCCCGGCATCTGGTGGTGTTCCTCAAACGCCCCGGCGGGCAATCGCAATTCAGCGTGACCCTGGCCCTGCAGAATCAGGGCAATCGCTTTGATGAACTGCACGCCTGGATCGCCGAAAACCTCACCTGCGACCTCGGCGTCCCGACCTTGGCCGAACAGGCCGGCATGAGCGAACGCAGCTTCATCCGCCACTACCGCGCCGACACCGGCCAGACCCCGGCCCGCGCCATCGAGCTGATCCGCGTCGAAACCGCGCGGCGTCTGCTCAGTGATACCGGGTTGCCGGTGAAACGGATTGCGGCCAACTGCGGGTTTGGCAGTGAAGAGACGTTGCGCCGCAGTTTTTTGCGCGCGATCGGGGTGACGCCGCAGGCGTATCGGGAGCGGTTTTCGGTCAGTGCTGGAGCAGATCCAGTAATGCCTTGAGGGTTTGCTGCGGTGCTTCTTCGGGAATGTTGTGACCGACATCGGGCAGCACGCGCCTTTCGTAGGGGCCGGTGAAATGTGCAATGTCTTCATCTGATTCCGGCGCCGGGCCAACCCCGTCATCGGCACCGCACAGGGAGATCGTCGGCACGCTGATCGGCGGTTGTTTGATCAACGCGTCTTCCATCCATTGCAGCGCCGGATCGCCTGCGGCGTACATGAAGCGATGGCGGTAAGAATGAATCACCACGTCAACGAAGTCCGGGTTGTCGAAGGCCGGAGCGCTCAGCGGATAACGTTCGGCGTTACGTGCCCAGGTCGGTGACCACAATTTCCACAGCAGTTCACAGAACGCCTGCCGATTTTGCGTCAGGCCTGCGACGCCGCGTGGCGTGTGGAAATAGTACTGGTACCAATAACGATGCTCGGTCTCGGGATCCAGTGGCCGGGTCGAATTGGCGATGTCCTGCACGTTATAACCATCCCCCGTCACCAACCCGCGCACCCGCTCGGGAAACAACGCCGCAACGATGCAAGCTGCCCGACCGCCCCAGTCGTAACCGCAAAGCGTGGCTTGTTCGATACCCAGTGCATCCATCAACTCCAGCAAATCCTGGGCGAGGGCTGCTTGCTGGCCAGAACGCAGCGTGTCCGGGCTATTGAAACGGGTCGGGCCGTAACCGCGCAGATACGGCACGATCACCCGATAACCCTCGGCGGCAAGCACCGGGGCGATTTCGTCGTACGCCCGGGGCGAGTAGGGGAAGCCATGCAGCAATATGACTGCGTCGCCGTTGGACGGGCCGTGCTGTTCAAAGGCAACGGTCAGGTTCGGTGTCAATACGCATTGAATGTCAGACACGGCAGACTCCACGGCAATGGGCGTCAGGCAACACTAGACCATTCCTTGGTGGCGAGGGAGCTTGCTCCCGCAGGCCTGCGCAGCGGGTCCATTGAAGTATGGGGTCGCTTCGCAACCCGGCGGG harbors:
- a CDS encoding GlxA family transcriptional regulator, with the protein product MPKTIHVLAFANVQILDVTGPLQVFASANDIARQRGLPVPYAPSVITREGGAVMSSAGLAVLAEPLPQQASDTLIIAGGWGIYLAAEDVPLVDWVREHAAKCRRVASVCTGAFLLAASGWLDGRRVVTHWTRCEQLAQQHPKLQVEANPIFINDGPVWTSAGVTAGIDLALAMVEEDLGRDIALDVARHLVVFLKRPGGQSQFSVTLALQNQGNRFDELHAWIAENLTCDLGVPTLAEQAGMSERSFIRHYRADTGQTPARAIELIRVETARRLLSDTGLPVKRIAANCGFGSEETLRRSFLRAIGVTPQAYRERFSVSAGADPVMP
- a CDS encoding alpha/beta hydrolase — encoded protein: MSDIQCVLTPNLTVAFEQHGPSNGDAVILLHGFPYSPRAYDEIAPVLAAEGYRVIVPYLRGYGPTRFNSPDTLRSGQQAALAQDLLELMDALGIEQATLCGYDWGGRAACIVAALFPERVRGLVTGDGYNVQDIANSTRPLDPETEHRYWYQYYFHTPRGVAGLTQNRQAFCELLWKLWSPTWARNAERYPLSAPAFDNPDFVDVVIHSYRHRFMYAAGDPALQWMEDALIKQPPISVPTISLCGADDGVGPAPESDEDIAHFTGPYERRVLPDVGHNIPEEAPQQTLKALLDLLQH
- the inhA gene encoding isonitrile hydratase, which encodes MTLQIGFLLFPQVQQLDLTGPYDVLASLPDVQVHLIWKDLVPVTASTGLLLKPTTTFEDCPNLDVICVPGGAGVGPLMEDEQTLGFIKRQAAQAKYVTSVCTGSLVLGAAGLLRGKRATTHWAYHELLPKLGAIAVQDRVVRDGNLFTGGGITAGIDFALVLAAELVGAEAAQLIQLQLEYAPAPPFNSGSPDTAPSAIVDEARLRAAPSLKLRSEITERAAAKLNLH